TGAAGTGAGATTTTGTCCTTGTGTTTTCTTGGCTATTGACATTGTTTTGTTCTCAAGCTAGGTTGTTATTCTATGTTGGAGTTTCAACTGCTAGGGATACTAGTCAGACTATGGTTGGAGTCCAAACACAAAGTAGACAACCCTCAGCCCTAAACCCTCAGCCTTTGAATGACATTTTACATCGTCACATCCAAGTGTACCTCAGCTATGTTGACTAAATGACACTTCAAGGCCACCAGAGTTTGACACATGACTACAGTTTGCATTGAATTGTGGGTCATATCAACCCCACAAGCGATTAAAGTAGTTCACTTGCTCCCTTGAGCTGAATCGACGGCCGAGGGGGTAACGTTTGTGTGAATTGGACCTCTACTTAAGATGGCAATCAAACTGCATCTGGTTTCGACAGGGATTCCCCCCCGAGGGAAGTGGCTAGCGCGAGGGCTGAGGGGGGTAAAATGTGTTTGGACTGCAGCCCTCTATCTCACAGGCACAAAAAAGACAAGTCCCATTACCACTTTAACCTCCTACCCTTAAGGGACAGGTGAACATTGGTTAAAAGACTTAGATCACAAAAAATGAAATTAAACAATACACCACATGACATCTTACTAGTAATACATgtattgttttagaaacattacaattATATAATGGATGTTTGTCTGTTCTCATTAAGATGAAAAAGTTGTTTAACTAATTAAGTTGATGTAATATTGACTGTATTTGTCTCAGAAATACACCAATGACTTTAAAAAGCATTGCAAATTACCTAGATCCACGTTGGCATatcaacaaataaaaaaataagcatTTTACATTTTGGGACGATTTATGTTCAGTTGAAATTGCACTTTGGGACAGTGACGGAAAAAGTTAGTCCGAGCCCTGCCTGCAGCACTGGGTAACCCTGAGAGATGGCAGTAGGCTCCTTCGGCATCTCAAGGTTAATCTGGTGGCTCCAATGGCTTCCTGGTCTAGAACAGTGTTTCTCAACTCcgctcctccagtacccccagcaGCACATGTCCCGGGCAAACTAGCCTAGTAAAACAACTccactcctccagtacccccagcaGCACATGTCCCGGGCAAACTAGCCTAGTAAAACAACTCcgctcctccagtacccccaacaacaTGTCCCGGGCAAACTAGCCTAGTAAAACAACTCcgctcctccagtacccccagcaGCACATGTCCCGGGCAAACTAGCCTAGTAAAACAACTCcgctcctccagtacccccaacaacaTGTCCCGGGCAAACTAGCCTAGTAAAACAACTCcgctcctccagtacccccaacaacaTGTCCCGGGCAAACTAGCCTAGTAAAACAACTCcgctcctccagtacccccagcaGCACATGTCCCGGGCAAACTAGCCTAGTAAAACAACTCcgctcctccagtacccccaacagcacatgTCCCAGGCAAACTAGCCTAGTAAAACTCAACTCCACCATGTACTTCACATCAACAGAGTTGAGCGGAGACGAGAGTATGGACTGTATTTCCGACTACATCGAGTCGCTGACAGTTGATACCTGTAAAAATGAAAATTctttaacccttacctttatAATAAAATGTTAATCTAATACAACCACCGACCGTTTCCTCGTATTAACTGACAGCGACTAGATGTAGTCGGAGGTACACTCCGCCCACTCTCGTCTCCCCTCAACTACGTTGATGTGAAGTTACGGACAAACATACGGACAAACATCCGGACAAACATCCGGACAAACATCCGGACAAACATCCGGACAAACATCCGGACAAACATACGGACAAACATACGGACAAACATAGCTGATTCAACTCATCGAAGGCTTGATGACTAGCTAACAAGTTGAATAAGGTGTCCGgggctacaattttttttaaattaaaaggtgaactgttgggggtactggaggcctggagttgagaaacactgggttagagcatggtgctggttgtgggtttgattcccccctctcctcctggttTCTTACCTTTAGGAGCCAGGTTGAGCATGTCTCCAGCATTCAGTGAGAGCTCCTCCTCCGACGCAGCTGTGAAGTCATACTCCGCCCTGGCAACCACATGGTCATCCTCCCCACTAGCCCAGTTGGTGACTGCATAGGGATTTAATCAATCAAAATGTAATTATATAGTCCTTGTAGGGAATATTAATGaagtaaaaatgtaaaaacatcCTTTTGGTAAGGTGCTGACTAACGTAACAAACAAAATGCATGTAGCATACTTCTCTTTCTTATGAGCATACACAGAGCCAGATTAGCAGTGTATGTTCAGATTAACCCATCTGTTTGAGGTCGTGAAACTGTGGTTAACAGACAGGCAGTCAGAGAGACAAAGGATATACAGGAGAgcccacacacagacagtaaggGGCCTCACCGCTCTCCTCGGGCCCCTGGGCGGAGCTCAGCAGCTTCCAGATGAGATAGGGCCCTCCTAGGACCACAGCCAGAAAAAGGAAGATGGGCCACGACTTGACCGCTCCGGCTCTGGGGTCTTCCATTGCGGCTCCAGCACCTCTGGTCGCCAGAACAGCTCCTTCACTGTCTGCCCACAGGTCCTCCACCTCACCGTCACGCCTCAGCCCCAGCATCCTCTGTATGCGGCGGTACAGGTAGCGCAGGGTGCGCACCAGGGCAAAGGCCGACAGAACCTTAGTAAAGTGCATCCGTAAACGTGTCAGGTGGTTGGCTACATCCAGCACGGCTCGGAAGCTGTTGTAGACGGCCGAGAAGGTGGCGTCCATCATCATACTGACCGAGGTGAAGGCCTGGACGATGCTCTCGATGGACTGGAAGGCGCCACGGCTGCTCTCCTCTGCCTGTTGGACAAACCGACTGGGCGCCACGTCTTCACCACCGGTTTGGCCGAAGCGGCTGTAGCCCAGGCTCCCACCAAGGCCACCACCGAGCCCCCCTCCCATGCCATAGCCACCACTGTAGGGACTGTAGGGGCTGTATGCTCCACCGTAGAGGCTGGAGCTACCATAGGGGTTGTGTGAGGAGCCAGGGAAGGAGCCGTAGGAGGGACGGTAGGGCTGGATGGACTGGACAGGGCGAGGGGGGACAGGGGGCACCATGCGGGTCAAGACGGGAGGACCTGCGGGACCAGAGAGGCCGGAGGTGGAGGGACCTGGTGGGGCAAAGTCAGTTGACCTGGTGGATTGGAAAGAGGGGCATAACTTATAAAACAGTGAACATTCAAATCAATCACGTGTTCGTGTTGTCaaaatgttaaaaataaaaacGCCTCAAAACTAGTTTCCTTTGGTTTCGTAGTTAAAGAGAAGTCTGAGCACTCTAGGTGTGTTTAACGTAGTGCAATGGGTTACGtctattagctaacgttagctagataacaAACAAACGACATGCCAGTCACAGGTTAGCTAACCAACgacgttagctaactaacgttacaaTAACTAGATTGGAACTCGGTGGGCACTTTTGGTTGAGTTATTATCCAATAACAGTCCAATACTAAACTATTGTCAAATATAGAAATCTAGCTAGTTCTGTCCGTTAGGCAAACGCAAAACAACAAGCTCCGACCTAGTTAGGGCCTGGGCCTAGATAAgaggctaacgctagctagctaactcatACATAGTTAGTCAAGTAAGCAATAACTTGTTTACCGATAGTTAACTGGTGCACTCATGGCTGCTCCTGGAATCCGCCTTTCCCACGGTTTAGGAGGAGGCTGCGATGCCATCGTACAAATTGTCTGAAGTTACACCGTTTTTAACCGTTTTTCCTTCACTTCCCCGTAGTAACTAGCAAATTGCTACCGATCTAGCTCCATGGCTGACTCCTGTGTGCCAGACCAAAATAATCAATAAGACGATACGGAAAACGTTTTAAACAATACATAATTGGTTTAAAAGCATAAAGTCAGAGAGGATGTATTTTATAACGCATTTGATATTGTATTTTCATTCTTGCTGGGCAAGTTTAACGTCTCTGAAGTCAGCAACTTTGTTGTATCTTTTCGGCGTTGATTAGTAGAGCCTAGAGGGCTCTGGCTCCATTGCATTATTCCGTTCCAAGTCGTCCCGAGGCTGATGGAGATAATACTAAAGTATCGAAGATGAGGTGGGACAGTTTTTTCAACTGAGAGAACTGGGAGCGAAAATACGCAACACCATTGGTGTATTTGCCTGACAGAACCAATACTAATACAACTTTTATCACATTTATTGTCCATGTCAAATGATCTCAATCGTTaaattttttttaatataaaacgaggtctattttttaaaatatagatCATTGTATTATTTATGATATTCTGAATGTCAGACTGCTATTTTACTGCTGTTAACAATGCAAAAAAATCGAGACAATACTAATACTGTCCAGAGAAGTGTTTTGTTTTCCTAGACATTTAAAAATCAAACAGACATAATTCACATGTAGAAATAACATTTATTTCAATAAACAGACTGAGCAAACTTGTACAAATATTCAGGAATTTATTCAGGAATCAAATTACAGAGATAAAGATTAAGGGCTTGTTTGGATTGAACCAATTTCAaagattgtttatttcactttaccTTGTTTAAGAAAACAATAAATGGGGTAGTTAAAAACCCCCCAATTATGATCAAgttatacatactgtacattcaccTTTCCTGTCCTCCATTAGAAAACCAAACTGATAAACGTTAACGTGCGTATGAATAGATCATTATGTGATTTAGTACTGAAATGAATAGATCATTATGTGATTTAGTACTGAAATGCACCCCAAAAGGCTTTAGTAGGTTGACATGGGGGAAACAATTATTCTGCCGTTTCAATATCCGAATAACAAAACACACAATGGTTAAAGTCAAAGTTGAATCTCTGTCTTATGAAATCATTACATGGGTAAATGTCATTCATTGTTTTGAGATCAAGTTATTTAGCTTTAGGTGATAAAGGAAAATGATCTAGTTCTTATTCTGACTAGAACTTCTAGTGAAATCTTGTAGTAAGTCTCTGCAGTAAGATTTGTTCTTCAGACTAACATTTATAAGGATAGCTAATAACTCAGCCGCAAGAATGAACAGTAATGGTGAGCTGGGACATCCTTGACGAATTCCTCTCTTCACGTCAAATCATTTAGATGTTCCATGTTGAAGAGATACTGAACTATTATTACCATCATATAACATTCCAATCACCTTTACACCGTTTTCACCTAAACCTACATATTCCAGTGTTTGTAACATACATGGGTGTTCAATCATATCAAAAGCTTtataaaaatacattaaataaaaaataaaaccatCATCAATCATATGTCTGTAATCTAATAGGTCAGATTGAGTATCACTTATTAATAATGTCATGCCCTCTTTCAGTCTGTTAGCAATCACATGGGTAAACACCTTGTCATCTACATTAAGGCATCTACATTAAGTCATCTACATTAAAGTCACAGGGCGCAAGGCGCAATGAAACCCTTGTTTCATTGTTGGCATTAGACCATTATTTGGTTGGGGGACCCCCCCACCAAgcgggcaaaacattttagtggcccccctcttgactgcggagagaacatttttagttttaaagctaatttattACAATTCTACACGTTTTGCCAATGGGTCGAGAGAAAATGTAGCAATTTTATTAAAAAATTATCCAGTTTTACTTATTTTCCAATAGGGCAGAGAAagttttttgcagttttaaagctaatttccttaaATTCTACCAATTTTGCCGTTGAGAGAAAgttttgctgttttaaagctaatttcctgcaattttacgcattttgccatgacttatgctatgatatctgagtgagagtatCTAACAAAATCAGTGGGGGCCCCCTGGATATCAGGGCTACAGATTTCGAcaccaacaaattgaggctgttctgagggcaaaaagggggggggggaaggtgttcttaatgttttgtacactcagtgtatatatttttggggggagcCCTATACGAcagcttatgtcgcttatgcctggagcctGCCCTGCGTAAAATCTTTCACTCCCAATAAcctttctgctgctgctgcttttatCTTCTGTGACTTCCTCCatctgtgcagtaggctacagttaATTATCATAGAAATGAACACCAAGAAACCAACCTTGCTAAAACACCAACTGTCCGGGTCACTCAGTCCTGGCCTACTACTTACTGGTATCCTCTCATGATCCCTCACCCTTGGCCCATCACCCATGTCACGTTCTGCACTGCTCGAACCCTGGAAACCTTAACCTGTCTCATAGCCAAGGCAGCCAATACCTGTCTCACTCGCacaggacatttctgatccccagcaaaATGGTCTCCCCCCACAATTGCAACAAACTACTTTCTCCTCAGAAATTACACACTCCTTTGTCCCATGCCCTcttgcacacttctcacatctaggaatctccctcctacacactgctgcaacatgagTGGCCATAACCATTGGCACCTGAAACACAGTATGGGGTTCGGAACAAACGGTCTCATGGGATAACTAACATCTCCTAGCATGACTTTATCAGGCAAACACTCAATCAAAATACAAAAGGATAGACATGGTCTCCTCAGTCTCGTCCTCACCACAGGGTCTTCTTCTCACCAAACGGCGTGTATCAGACACCAGGGATCCTCAACTTCAGTTGATCCATCTCCCTACTCAAAGCCATGGAGGGATTATTTAATAAAGCACTGATATTGTATTTGTAATCCAGCTGAGCAAGCTTCACTTCTCTGACATTAACTTTGGCTGTAGCATTTTGGTGTCAataacagttttttttaaatagcttcgGTGCGTTTTTAAGATGTAAAGTAGTATATTTTCAAAACTGTAAGTACAAAACTCTAAACTGAGAACACTTGTAATGCCCCCTGTCTTATGTTCAGAACCTTTGATTGTGCATTCATTTGAGGTGAACACATCTTTCACCCCTGAGTCATTCATGAAGAGTTGTCTGTGAAATATCCTGAGAACATCGTTTAGTCAGTATTTAGCTATAACTTGACACGCAGAATTGTTTTTTACAAACCATATTTTTTTGTATCCGATGGCAGATCGTGAGCATGTTGTATGTCAGTCTTACAGTTTCATTATGATTATAACGTACATACATAGAACCATCAGATAAAGGGGTTTTGATGGGGTATTGTAAAGCAGTTGGTTAATGTATTGGTGTAGCATTGGATTAGCACGGTGTGTGCATTCCATTGTTCAAGATCACCTTTTCTATGTGACTTGGCAGCTAATACAGAATCAGCTGTCTCTCTGCTTGACAACATTCAGATAATGTGTGGAATATATATGATTTGGTTTGAAAACTTCTAACATAAATTGATGTATATTGATACATTTATGATGTAAAAATATCGAACGTTACAGTGTTCAGCAGTTATCAAACTATATACGTTAACGAGGCACTCCCATCCATtaatatgcagatgatacagtctcaGCTGGCTCcaccccggattttgtgttaaacactctacaacagctttcttagtgtccaacaagctttctctacccttaaccttgttctgaacacctccaaaacaaaggtcatgtggtttggtaaccccacaggtgtgattactacctctgagggtttagagattgaggtagtcacctcatacaagtacttgggagtatggctagacggtacactgtccttctctcagcacatatcaaagctgcaggctaaagttaaatttagacttggtttcctctattgtaatcgctcctctttcaccccagctgtcaaactaaccctgattctgATGACGATtgtacccatgctagattacggagacataatttatagatcggcaggtaagggtgctctcgagcagctagatgttctttaccattcggccatcagatttggcACCAATGCTCCTTTttggacacatcactgcactctatactcctctgtaaactggtcatctctgtaaacCCATCGCaaaacccactggttgatgcttatttataaaaccctcttaggcctcactccccccatctgagatttctactgcagccctcatcctccacatacaacacccgttctgccagtcacattctgttaaaggtccccaaagcacacacatccctggttcGCTCCTCTTCTCAggtcactgcagctagcgactggaacgagctgcaacaaacactcaaactggacagttttatctccatctcttcattcaaagactcaaccatggacactcttactgacagtggtggctgctttgtgtgatgtattgttgtctctaccttcttgccctttgtgctgttgtctgtgcccaataatgtttgtaccgtgttttgtgctgctaccatgttgtgttcctaccatgctgtgttgctgccttgctatgttgttgtcttaggtctctctttatgcagtgttgtctctcttgttgttatgtgtgttttgtcctatatttatattgtatttattttttatttttaatcc
This genomic stretch from Salvelinus namaycush isolate Seneca chromosome 4, SaNama_1.0, whole genome shotgun sequence harbors:
- the LOC120046857 gene encoding peroxisomal membrane protein PEX13-like; the protein is MASQPPPKPWERRIPGAAMSAPVNYRSTDFAPPGPSTSGLSGPAGPPVLTRMVPPVPPRPVQSIQPYRPSYGSFPGSSHNPYGSSSLYGGAYSPYSPYSGGYGMGGGLGGGLGGSLGYSRFGQTGGEDVAPSRFVQQAEESSRGAFQSIESIVQAFTSVSMMMDATFSAVYNSFRAVLDVANHLTRLRMHFTKVLSAFALVRTLRYLYRRIQRMLGLRRDGEVEDLWADSEGAVLATRGAGAAMEDPRAGAVKSWPIFLFLAVVLGGPYLIWKLLSSAQGPEESVTNWASGEDDHVVARAEYDFTAASEEELSLNAGDMLNLAPKEHQPRLRGWLLASVDGQTTGLIPANYVKVLGKRRGRKHAELERLAQVQAQPGNPLGTSLQALQPNLATGPVPTLAPGLVSGLGPAEAVPVTIPEELLECVYRESPAGYSSLGLGVVPSTTTASSTVLTIPEKMDL